From Nymphaea colorata isolate Beijing-Zhang1983 chromosome 6, ASM883128v2, whole genome shotgun sequence, a single genomic window includes:
- the LOC116255470 gene encoding ent-kaurene oxidase, chloroplastic translates to MADLLLLENSTTVMFLLSSGICFLLWVVFKKVFFQPKGHPPAVPGFPVIGNLHQLKAKKPHLTFARWAETYGPVYTIRTGALSLVVLNSTEVAKEAMVTKFSSISTRKLPSALKILTGGKTMVAMSDYGEEHKLFKKCLLTSILGANAQKRLRPNRDSMIENMIKSLHGEVRANPGGAVNLRAIFKNELFSLALKQALGEDIDSIYVEELGLELSRWEIFRALVDDPMMGAIEVDWRDFFPYLSWVPNRRAESKIREMDRRRTAVMKALIERQKKRMAAGEGTDSYLSALLNEDETLTEKQVRMLVWESIIETSDTTMVTTEWAMFELAKNPQYQDYLYQEIEKVCGGETIKEENLQQLPYLNAVFHETLRRHTPVPVVPLRYIHEDTQIGGYNIPAGTQVAINIYACNTDKNEWEEPEEWKPERFLDEKYEATDLYKTMAFGAGRRMCAGSLQAMLIACKSIGRFVQEFQWKLCEGEEENVDTVVLTTHKLHPMKAIITPRV, encoded by the exons ATGGccgatcttcttcttcttgaaaaCTCAACCACTGTCATGTTTCTTCTGAGCAGTGGAATCTGTTTTCTGTTGTGGGTGGTGTTTAAGAAGGTGTTTTTCCAGCCCAAAGGCCACCCACCTG CGGTTCCTGGATTTCCTGTGATCGGGAATTTGCACCAGTTGAAGGCCAAGAAACCTCATCTTACGTTTGCACGTTGGGCCGAAACATATGGTCCTGTTTACACCATCAGGACTGGAGCTTTGTCCCTCGTGGTTCTCAACTCTACTGAAGTGGCTAAAGAG GCCATGGTGACTAAATTCTCATCGATCTCAACAAGGAAGCTTCCGAGTGCGTTAAAGATATTGACAGGTGGAAAGACGATGGTGGCCATGAGCGACTATGGAGAAGAGCATAAGTTGTTCAAGAAATGTTTGCTCACAAGCATCCTGGGAGCCAACGCTCAG AAACGTCTCCGGCCTAACAGAGACTCAATGATAGAGAACATGATAAAGAGTCTCCACGGTGAGGTTAGAGCTAATCCGGGTGGTGCAGTAAATCTCAGGGCAATCTTCAAGAACGAGCTTTTTAGTCTAGCTCTGAAGCAG GCCCTGGGCGAAGACATAGATTCTATATATGTTGAAGAGCTGGGGCTTGAACTATCAAGATGGGAAATATTTCGTGCTCTGGTAGATGATCCAATGATGGGTGCCATAGAAGTGGACTGGAGGGACTTCTTTCCATATCTCAGCTGGGTTCCCAACAGAAGAGCAGAGTCAAAAATCAGGGAGATGGACAGGCGCCGAACTGCAGTTATGAAGGCATTGATAGAAAgacagaagaaaagaatggCTGCTGGAGAG GGAACAGATAGTTATCTCAGTGCCCTGCTAAACGAAGATGAAACGCTTACAGAGAAACAAGTGAGAATGCTTGTTTGGGAGTCGATAATTGAGACGTCAGACACTACCATGGTAACAACAGAATGGGCCATGTTCGAACTTGCAAAGAACCCACAGTATCAG GATTACCTCTACcaagaaattgagaaagtcTGCGGCGGTGAGACCATCAAGGAAGAGAACTTGCAACAACTTCCATACCTTAATGCTGTCTTCCATGAGACCTTGAGAAGGCATACCCCTGTACCAGTTGTGCCTCTTAGGTACATCCATGAAGATACGCAAATCGGGGGTTACAATATCCCTGCTGGCACTCAG GTTGCAATTAACATCTATGCCTGCAATACTGATAAAAATGAATGGGAAGAACCAGAAGAGTGGAAGCCTGAGAGGTTTCTGGATGAAAAATATGAGGCCACGGATCTATACAAAACAATGGCATTTGGGGCAGGGAGGAGGATGTGCGCCGGATCTCTACAGGCCATGCTGATTGCTTGCAAATCCATCGGAAGATTTGTACAAGAATTTCAATGGAAGCTTTGTGAAGGGGAGGAAGAAAATGTTGACACTGTGGTGCTTACAACTCACAAACTCCATCCCATGAAGGCCATCATAACACCAAGGGTCTAA
- the LOC116256549 gene encoding glucosamine inositolphosphorylceramide transferase 1-like isoform X2: protein MQHSPTQRGYTLYMFFETKNSLTMQGDIGVALSADKGATWKYLGIALDEEWHLSYPYVFNYQGQIYLMPEGNRKGDLRLYRALEFPLRWTLEKVLIKKPLIDATMIQYEGYYWIFGSDFTRYGTEKNAELEIWYSRSPLGPWKQHKQNPVHSRDKSLGARNAGRPFIYEGSLYRSGQDCGETYGRRVRMYKVEILSTENYREVEVPLGIEESKKGRNAWNGIRYHHLDAQQLPSGDWIALMDGDRVPSGDSSRRLFIAFTGLTFVLLLITAVGFSVGCVMCMLPTSWGLGSNRRNDTICVWVQPQFSLKLRKCFIVFNRTSSSLQGQLRLNTCLGKSILCILSTIGVVAVCVVVSFLFGGNGAEEAYPFKGEYSQFTMLTMTYEARLWNLKLYVKHYSRCASVREIVVVWNKGNPPDEREFDSAVPVRIRVERLNSLNNRFKVDPLIKTRAVLELDDDIMMTCNDLERGFKVWREHPERLVGFYPRLVNGKPLQYRNERYARKMNGYNMILTGAAFMDGEIAFKRYWSEMAKEGRAMVDKFFNCEDVLMNFIYANLSSARTVEYVHPAWAIDTSKFSSAAISRDTGAHYRRRTSCLVKFTDLYGPLPAKEWEFGMRVDGWDA, encoded by the exons CACTCTCCCACTCAAAGGGGGTATACACTTTATATGTTTTTCGAAACAAAGAATTCTCTTACAATGCAAGGAGATATTGGCGTCGCCCTTAGTGCTGACAAGGGTGCAACATGGAAGTATTTGGGAATTGCCTTAGATGAAGAATGGCACCTTTCTTATCCATATGTATTCAATTATCAGGGCCAA ATATACCTGATGCCTGAAGGTAATAGAAAGGGAGATCTTCGGCTTTATCGTGCATTGGAGTTTCCTCTTCGATGGACTTTGGAGAAGGTGCTTATAAAGAAACCTCTAATTGATGCCACGATGATCCAGTATGAAGGGTATTACTGGATTTTTGGTTCTGATTTCACACGTTATGGTACAGAGAAGAATGCTGAGCTTGAAATTTGGTACAGCAGGTCACCCCTTGGTCCTTGGAAACAACATAAGCAAAACCCAGTTCACTCAAGGGACAAAAGTTTGGGTGCTCGAAATGCTGGAAGACCTTTCATATATGAAGGTTCCTTGTATCGAAGTGGACAGGACTGTGGTGAGACCTATGGCCGAAGAGTTCGTATGTATAAAGTGGAAATTCTCAGCACAGAAAATTACAGAGAAGTAGAAGTGCCATTAGGGATTGAGGAGTCAAAAAAAGGCCGTAATGCATGGAATGGTATTAGGTACCATCACTTGGATGCTCAACAGCTTCCATCTGGTGACTGGATTGCATTAATGGATGGGGATCGTGTCCCTTCTGGTGATTCAAGCAGGAGGCTGTTCATTGCCTTTACAGGACTgacttttgttcttcttctcatAACAGCAGTTGGATTTTCCGTGGGATGTGTAATGTGCATGCTTCCTACAAGCTGGGGTTTAGGTTCTAACAGGAGAAATGATACTATATGTGTGTGGGTTCAGCCACAATTTAGCTTGAAGCTGCGAAAATGTTTTATAGTGTTTAACAGAACCAGTTCATCTCTTCAGGGGCAATTAAGACTAAACACATGCTTGGGCAAATCCATTCTGTGTATACTTTCCACTATAGGGGTAGTAGCAGTGTGTGTGGTTGTTTCGTTTCTCTTTGGAGGAAATGGTGCTGAAGAGGCATACCCTTTTAAAGGGGAGTACTCACAGTTCACAATGCTGACAATGACATATGAAGCTCGTCTGTGGAATCTGAAGCTCTATGTAAAGCATTATTCACGATGTGCTTCTGTCAGAGAAATTGTAGTAGTTTGGAACAAAGGTAATCCTCCAGATGAAAGGGAATTTGACTCTGCTGTTCCAGTTCGTATTCGTGTGGAGAGACTCAATTCTTTGAACAACCGTTTTAAAGTTGATCCTCTCATAAAAACGAGGGCAGTTCTTGAACTTGATGATGATATAATGATGACATGCAATGACCTGGAAAGAGGGTTCAAGGTTTGGCGAGAGCACCCCGAGAGACTTGTAGGTTTCTATCCTCGGCTTGTTAATGGGAAACCCTTGCAGTACAGGAATGAGAGGTATGCTCGAAAGATGAATGGTTACAACATGATATTAACTGGAGCTGCCTTCATGGATGGAGAAATTGCATTCAAGAGGTATTGGAGTGAAATGGCAAAAGAAGGAAGAGCCATGGTTGATAAGTTCTTCAACTGTGAAGATGTCTTGATGAATTTTATTTATGCTAACTTGAGTAGCGCAAGAACTGTTGAGTATGTTCATCCTGCTTGGGCAATAGATACTTCAAAGTTTTCAAGTGCGGCCATTAGTCGGGACACAGGAGCACATTACAGGAGAAGGACCAGCTGCTTGGTCAAATTCACTGATCTGTATGGTCCTCTCCCAGCCAAGGAATGGGAATTTGGTATGCGTGTCGATGGTTGGGATGCATAG
- the LOC116256550 gene encoding probable leucine-rich repeat receptor-like protein kinase At1g68400 isoform X1 produces MRNRRHAIVCLLLSLFSLSVTVTKCSSPDLAVLRAFRAFSDPSNSLTSWDSGDPCSGKWLGITCKNRRVTHFVLQGLNLSGPLQPLTELDQLRVLSLKHNSFASPLPDLTSWRNMKLLYLSHNRFSGDFPAGISSLRRLHRLDLSYNELSGRLPQELNRLNSLLTLRLEHNRFTGTLQVFAYKMDTTLEDFNVSGNNLTGAIPVSLSGFLASAFAGNSRLCGRPLPERCQVPKPISEIPLPLNRKPAKRSVGKVAAIVIAIADLCALGLISWALFYCCCRYYRDGEKKWKQRKKAGGEEGLTTGCMSTDLYGKSPTGEEKEERKKEERMVFFQGRKRFRLEDLLKASAEMLGKGSMGSTYKASFDDGAVVVVKRLRDRASGIGKKKSMEHQMQILGGLNHPNVVSLMAYYKSRDEMLLVYDYFPNGSLHALLHAGNRGPGRMPLDWTTRLKLALDSAKGLSFVHRGCNSKLFHGNLTASNILIDRAGNACLSDLSISQFVTFSSTTMNYSSANYRAPEQVQGGKRPSQRTDVYSFGIILLEILTGKSPSEGNFSLPKWVQSVVKEEWTSEVFDLELLRYKDMEGEMVALLQIALQCLSELPHQRPKMSQVVKMILDIRGTNDEEATCSSLQNDNSSDSSRSISGETGTTTTATY; encoded by the exons atGAGAAACAGAAGGCACGCCATTGTctgtcttcttctctctcttttctctctctcggtCACCGTCACCAAATGCTCCTCTCCTGATCTCGCTGTCCTCCGAGCGTTCAGGGCTTTTTCCGACCCCTCTAACTCCCTGACGTCATGGGATTCCGGCGACCCTTGCTCTGGAAAATGGTTGGGGATCACCTGCAAGAACCGGAGGGTCACCCACTTTGTTCTACAGGGCCTCAATCTCTCTGGTCCCCTTCAACCACTGACCGAATTGGACCAACTCAGAGTCCTCAGTCTTAAGCACAACTCCTTCGCTTCCCCACTCCCGGACCTCACCTCATGGAGGAACATGAAGCTCCTCTACCTCTCCCACAACCGGTTCTCCGGCGACTTTCCCGCCGGAATCTCCAGCCTCCGGAGACTCCACCGCCTCGACCTCTCCTACAACGAACTGTCCGGCAGATTGCCGCAGGAGCTGAACAGACTCAACTCTCTGCTCACTCTCAGGCTTGAGCACAACAGATTCACGGGTACCCTCCAGGTTTTCGCCTACAAGATGGACACCACGCTGGAGGACTTCAACGTTTCCGGCAACAACCTGACGGGTGCGATCCCCGTTTCGCTCTCCGGCTTCTTAGCTTCAGCTTTCGCCGGGAATTCGCGTCTCTGCGGACGGCCATTGCCCGAAAGGTGCCAAGTCCCGAAGCCCATTTCGGAGATTCCTCTCCCCTTGAACCGGAAACCCGCGAAGAGGTCCGTCGGGAAAGTGGCTGCCATCGTGATCGCGATCGCTGATCTGTGCGCATTGGGGCTTATAAGCTGGGCCCTGTTCTACTGTTGCTGCCGGTACTACAGAGATGGGGAGAAGAAGTggaagcagaggaagaaggcggGAGGGGAGGAAGGATTGACGACGGGGTGTATGAGTACTGATCTTTACGGGAAGAGCCCAACAGgggaggagaaagaggagagaaagaaagaggagagaatgGTGTTCTTCCAGGGGAGGAAGAGGTTCAGATTGGAGGATCTGCTAAAGGCCTCTGCAGAGATGCTGGGGAAGGGCAGCATGGGGAGCACCTACAAGGCCTCCTTTGATGATGGGGCGGTGGTGGTTGTGAAGAGGCTGAGGGACAGAGCCAGTGGTAtcgggaagaagaagagcatGGAACACCAGATGCAGATTCTCGGCGGCCTCAACCACCCGAACGTCGTGAGTTTGATGGCCTACTACAAGTCCAGAGACGAGATGCTGCTCGTCTACGATTACTTCCCTAATGGAAGCCTCCACGCTCTCCTACACG CAGGTAATCGTGGTCCTGGTCGAATGCCACTAGATTGGACTACCAGACTGAAGTTGGCGCTTGACTCTGCAAAAGGCCTATCTTTTGTCCATCGGGGCTGCAACTCCAAGCTTTTCCACGGGAATCTAACTGCCTCCAACATTTTAATCGATCGTGCCGGCAACGCATGCCTCTCAGACTTGTCTATCTCGCAGTTTGTCACATTCTCTTCAACCACGATGAACTATTCATCCGCTAATTACCGGGCACCAGAACAGGTTCAAGGAGGCAAGCGGCCCTCTCAGAGGACTGATGTGTACAGCTTCGGCATCATTCTTCTGGAAATTCTTACTGGGAAGTCACCGTCGGAAGGAAACTTCTCTCTACCCAAATGGGTGCAGTCGGTTGTGAAGGAGGAATGGACTTCTGAGGTGTTTGATTTGGAGCTGTTAAGGTACAAGGACATGGAAGGGGAGATGGTGGCCCTGTTGCAGATAGCATTGCAGTGCTTATCTGAACTTCCTCACCAAAGGCCCAAGATGAGCCAAGTTGTTAAGATGATTCTGGATATTAGGGGTACAAATGATGAGGAAGCAACATGTAGCTCTCTGCAGAATGACAATTCTTCTGACTCCTCTCGTTCTATATCTGGTGAAACAGGGACAACCACCACTGCTACTTATTGA
- the LOC116256550 gene encoding probable leucine-rich repeat receptor-like protein kinase At1g68400 isoform X2 has translation MRNRRHAIVCLLLSLFSLSVTVTKCSSPDLAVLRAFRAFSDPSNSLTSWDSGDPCSGKWLGITCKNRRVTHFVLQGLNLSGPLQPLTELDQLRVLSLKHNSFASPLPDLTSWRNMKLLYLSHNRFSGDFPAGISSLRRLHRLDLSYNELSGRLPQELNRLNSLLTLRLEHNRFTGTLQVFAYKMDTTLEDFNVSGNNLTGAIPVSLSGFLASAFAGNSRLCGRPLPERCQVPKPISEIPLPLNRKPAKRSVGKVAAIVIAIADLCALGLISWALFYCCCRYYRDGEKKWKQRKKAGGEEGLTTGCMSTDLYGKSPTGEEKEERKKEERMVFFQGRKRFRLEDLLKASAEMLGKGSMGSTYKASFDDGAVVVVKRLRDRASGIGKKKSMEHQMQILGGLNHPNVVSLMAYYKSRDEMLLVYDYFPNGSLHALLHGNRGPGRMPLDWTTRLKLALDSAKGLSFVHRGCNSKLFHGNLTASNILIDRAGNACLSDLSISQFVTFSSTTMNYSSANYRAPEQVQGGKRPSQRTDVYSFGIILLEILTGKSPSEGNFSLPKWVQSVVKEEWTSEVFDLELLRYKDMEGEMVALLQIALQCLSELPHQRPKMSQVVKMILDIRGTNDEEATCSSLQNDNSSDSSRSISGETGTTTTATY, from the exons atGAGAAACAGAAGGCACGCCATTGTctgtcttcttctctctcttttctctctctcggtCACCGTCACCAAATGCTCCTCTCCTGATCTCGCTGTCCTCCGAGCGTTCAGGGCTTTTTCCGACCCCTCTAACTCCCTGACGTCATGGGATTCCGGCGACCCTTGCTCTGGAAAATGGTTGGGGATCACCTGCAAGAACCGGAGGGTCACCCACTTTGTTCTACAGGGCCTCAATCTCTCTGGTCCCCTTCAACCACTGACCGAATTGGACCAACTCAGAGTCCTCAGTCTTAAGCACAACTCCTTCGCTTCCCCACTCCCGGACCTCACCTCATGGAGGAACATGAAGCTCCTCTACCTCTCCCACAACCGGTTCTCCGGCGACTTTCCCGCCGGAATCTCCAGCCTCCGGAGACTCCACCGCCTCGACCTCTCCTACAACGAACTGTCCGGCAGATTGCCGCAGGAGCTGAACAGACTCAACTCTCTGCTCACTCTCAGGCTTGAGCACAACAGATTCACGGGTACCCTCCAGGTTTTCGCCTACAAGATGGACACCACGCTGGAGGACTTCAACGTTTCCGGCAACAACCTGACGGGTGCGATCCCCGTTTCGCTCTCCGGCTTCTTAGCTTCAGCTTTCGCCGGGAATTCGCGTCTCTGCGGACGGCCATTGCCCGAAAGGTGCCAAGTCCCGAAGCCCATTTCGGAGATTCCTCTCCCCTTGAACCGGAAACCCGCGAAGAGGTCCGTCGGGAAAGTGGCTGCCATCGTGATCGCGATCGCTGATCTGTGCGCATTGGGGCTTATAAGCTGGGCCCTGTTCTACTGTTGCTGCCGGTACTACAGAGATGGGGAGAAGAAGTggaagcagaggaagaaggcggGAGGGGAGGAAGGATTGACGACGGGGTGTATGAGTACTGATCTTTACGGGAAGAGCCCAACAGgggaggagaaagaggagagaaagaaagaggagagaatgGTGTTCTTCCAGGGGAGGAAGAGGTTCAGATTGGAGGATCTGCTAAAGGCCTCTGCAGAGATGCTGGGGAAGGGCAGCATGGGGAGCACCTACAAGGCCTCCTTTGATGATGGGGCGGTGGTGGTTGTGAAGAGGCTGAGGGACAGAGCCAGTGGTAtcgggaagaagaagagcatGGAACACCAGATGCAGATTCTCGGCGGCCTCAACCACCCGAACGTCGTGAGTTTGATGGCCTACTACAAGTCCAGAGACGAGATGCTGCTCGTCTACGATTACTTCCCTAATGGAAGCCTCCACGCTCTCCTACACG GTAATCGTGGTCCTGGTCGAATGCCACTAGATTGGACTACCAGACTGAAGTTGGCGCTTGACTCTGCAAAAGGCCTATCTTTTGTCCATCGGGGCTGCAACTCCAAGCTTTTCCACGGGAATCTAACTGCCTCCAACATTTTAATCGATCGTGCCGGCAACGCATGCCTCTCAGACTTGTCTATCTCGCAGTTTGTCACATTCTCTTCAACCACGATGAACTATTCATCCGCTAATTACCGGGCACCAGAACAGGTTCAAGGAGGCAAGCGGCCCTCTCAGAGGACTGATGTGTACAGCTTCGGCATCATTCTTCTGGAAATTCTTACTGGGAAGTCACCGTCGGAAGGAAACTTCTCTCTACCCAAATGGGTGCAGTCGGTTGTGAAGGAGGAATGGACTTCTGAGGTGTTTGATTTGGAGCTGTTAAGGTACAAGGACATGGAAGGGGAGATGGTGGCCCTGTTGCAGATAGCATTGCAGTGCTTATCTGAACTTCCTCACCAAAGGCCCAAGATGAGCCAAGTTGTTAAGATGATTCTGGATATTAGGGGTACAAATGATGAGGAAGCAACATGTAGCTCTCTGCAGAATGACAATTCTTCTGACTCCTCTCGTTCTATATCTGGTGAAACAGGGACAACCACCACTGCTACTTATTGA